AGAGGATATCTATCCTTTCTACAAGAGGAGATGTTGGCCAACAAGATATTGGCCTGTGGTTTAATCATCTTCACAaaatttcatatattttatgtCCTGCACTCTGAAACTGACGATGAGTCAAAGAAGGAGAAAAAGGAACTGGAACCCACACTCCACACTTTACGCAAGTGTCTGCGTCCGGTGGCCACAGCAATAACTGGATTGATCGTCCTACAAGCCATATTCAAGCCCTGTTTAAAGCCAATGCTCAAGTGAGTTTCCAGACCTCTATTCTTTTCCGGCTTAAATTATCACTGTACTCCTTCTGCAGATAATCCATTTCTatcttccattccattccaattaattaattcatttaaatatcgTCAAAATTTCCGCAAAAAAATGGTTTTAGATAAAAACATATGTACCTTCAATTAGCCTTGTTTCCGGTTAGTATTCTGCAAAACGTGGATTTGATTCGTCGATGGATTACGCATCATGGAATTCCAATTTCGAAACTTTTTTACGGAAGTGCAATTAGAAGAAGGCTGAACAAAATAACTAAATTTTGCGTTTTATTATATTCATAACAAAAAAAGTTAATCTATAGGTATCGAGACCCTGATCAAAGCTTCCATTAACGAGAGCCAATTGATCTTGCACTCAAAGAGGGATTACCTTTGGGTTTTTGGTACTAGAGTGTCGCACCACGTGTGCCGCGTTTCGACTGGTTTTACTATCAAACATTTGGTTGATAAGAATCTAAGGAGACATCTTGAGACATGTTTTGGGATGAAACTACTTCTGATGGTCATATGACGGTAAAAGTGATACCTATACATCACAGATTCTATTCAACATTGATATAGCAAAGAGGTTTTAAAATGTTCTATGGAATAATTGCAGGGTGGACCAACAAATATCCtccaaaataaatttaattacagttgcacaaatacatatatattcgcACCAGTGACAATCAGTTTCCCCCTCTAagtttgtatatttaaaaaaatgatATTTATTTGCCGATGTGCCCACATTCACAAATGTGTACAGGCAGCCCCCTTGTACTCCCACATACTCCGTGGCTACCATAGAgattactgctgctgctggttctgcttttattattatttagcCATCATTTGGCTAGCAGTCAATTGGGcgttttgtttataaacaaaagaaaacacgaAGCAAAACGAacgaaacaagaaaaacaatttttgatgTAGCTcataaaaatgccaaaagaaaagaacacaaaaaaaaataaaggaaaagaaaagtcAGCAAGACAAGAGGAAAAACAggcgaacaaaaaataaataataaacacgAATCGCAAATATTTGTAAGCTTTCATTGGCTAAGGTGGCAACAGGAGATGATGACTGCAAGGGGTGGATGGGGTGCTGTTGATGGAAGCAAACAGTATTAacagggaaggaaggaagagtACAGAGAACAGTCGCagcatttgataccctttcgGGTGAACATAATCTTGTTCCAATGAATATTCATGAGTTTTGGCCTTAACAGAAAGGGTTTTCTTATTCTACTTGCATTCCTTTCTGTGGCATCTATCTTATACGGATGCAACATGACTTTTGATGTCTGCTTCCCGAGTACCAAAGATGCTGCCTTTCCTTCTCCATGTCAAGGCCTACCATACCCTCTTGTTGCTTTCCCGCGTATATTTTTAGAGCCAGTTAAGCAGGGAAATTCGCTTTTCATACGCATATTATTCGCCTTTTTATTCTCGCATGCGACATAAAcaaattacgtatacgccgtATGCGACCAGgggcccaaaaaaaaaaaaaacaacaaaaaaaaggcaaacgacaaatttatgaaatttaatccaatggaaatggaaatgagaaCGAAAACCGAGAACCGACAACAGCGAGCAGAACGGACGAATGCGGAGGCGGTAAAATGAAttcagtgtcaattaattgcAGAAGCCGCTGGGCTCTGGCGTTCGCGATGCGGGCATTGGCATTGGTTTACTCCGTGGATACTGGAGGATACTGGAGGATACTGAACCATCCAGCCAGCCGCAAGGAGAATGTTTTATGATTGCTGATGTCGCACCGCTACCCACCAGCAGTCCCGTCCGTCCCCACTCGAGCCGCTCCtctgtttgttttattatgCGTAAGAGATTATAATGGAATtaattacgtatacgcacaGGTGGACGCAGGACATGGCACACACTGCTGGCCACTTAATTAGTACGTGGGGGTGTACGTTatgtgtatgtttgtatgtatatgatgCCTGATGCCTCCTGTCTACAGCCTCCTGCCTGGTTCCTGGTGCTGTGTTTGCTCATATTTAATTGTCTGACGGCTTTGGGCAAACATTTTCGTTTCGCCGAGCGCTCTTTTATTcgtttctttgtttgtttgtttgttctatACACTTTTTTATACGCTTACGCCATAAATCCGACAAATACCCTAAGAATTGGCCAGACGCACAACACACCACGCGTAAACATTTAGTTTTAATGAGAAAACGAAGAGCGAGCGAAGAGCGATCGAAGAGCGATCGAAGAGCAATCGAAGAGCAATCGAAGAGCGATCGAAGAGCGATCTCTGTTCATTCATAAATCAATATAATCATAATATTTTAGAGTTAATTGGAAATATGATGTATAAAACCGTTGTTGGCTTTCGGGAATATCTTTCAAGCCAGAAAGAAAAGACCAAGATTTGTACTTGGGTTTGGCTAGCCTTTCTTTACCTTTATGAGGAAACCCTGATGATATAAGTGAGGGAAACGTTTATCAGAGACCCAAAAGAGCATTGCTCCAGCATGATCCGATCGCCTAGTAGAGATCGGTATTCGATTCGGTATCACTCTAGATGGGTGAGGGTATTCCAAAGGGGTCTTCACGCAGGGTCTCCCCACTACCCTTATAGGATGCTACAGAGTTTTGATATTGTTCTTTCAGCCTgacaattaaatttgcataattaatcaattaatgCTGCGTTTTAGCGTCACCCCTTCCAATTCCGAGTAGATCTGTGTGGGCGATCAAGTGATGTATTTTGGGTGGCCTGGCCATGTCGCGTGCATAAATTGTGcttcattttaattttaattttgattttcatATACAACAATTGCCAGTTTTTAAGCCGCGCACGTGCTCCAACGTGCCTACGCACAAATATGAGTCCATATATCGAACGAACGTATCGAACGAGCCCTCTCTACTAATTTTGCCCAAATGGTAGGATGGAGGGATTGGGCCtcgcatttaatttgatatGCAACTTGTTTGCCCCTCGCCAATGGACATGTCAATTATTTAATGTTTAGTGCCttattgcatttcaatttttgcaatttttatcGCCGGTAATTTGATATTCACAGAGATTACGTGACGTGCATCGGGAAATTTCTTTTACATTCGGCTGTCCGTTGGATAGGTTCTTTTGGGGTGGTTCTATTAGAGGGGTATGACGGGGGGCAAATGAGAGTTTTATTGACTGTATCTATGTGGTTTTGGCAAAGGAATCGATTCCGTTTCCAATCATTATAATATCTTCATTGGCTTCATCATTAATATCAGGGAAGAGCCTCCTCTTGAGTGTGTTAATTCTTTAGAAATATCAATATTCATGGGTTAGAGATTCTGCCAAAATATCGTAGATTGGGCCTTATTTTGATCTGGTCTCTTTTGCCTCTGGGGCCATTTCATGTGTGTCCGTATGATCTGCTCAATTGACATCTAAATTCTTGGGAAATCTTTTCCTCTTGTTTTGATTCGTTTGACTCATTTCTGCtgtggtatggtatggtaatTCCCTAAGAtaccccaagccccaagcccccagGTTCCACTTAAGAGATACGCGAACGACATTGAGGTGTCAAAAGTGTGCTTCCCGGCTCCCCTGCTCCTTGAAGCTCTCTGGTCTATTTTAGTTTTTGGGAGGGATGGTTCGTCATTAGACGACTGCTGGCTGATTCAGTCCACAATACTAATGGATCTTTCGGCCAGCAGCTTCCGCTCTGGCAGCAACCCCTTCGCATCCTTTCCTGCTGTCACTGTCACAGTGGGGTGGAGGAGAGGGTGCCTCCACGGAGGCACCGGCTCACCTGccatttaaatgcatttgatttgatatTTTCTGTCATTTGCTTGTcgttgttttcgtttttctttctttcgctttttgaCCTTTCTGTTGTTCTGTTTTTCTTAGAATTATTAGTTTGTATCTTCGATTTGCCCCCCTCTCTTTGTGTATCTGGGTATTCGTGTATCTGCCTCGCCGCTCGATATTCCTGCTTCTGTGAAAATCTTTTAgctttgcattttgtttgtgttgtcTTTGgcattatatttttaaacgaGAATAACAAAGTAGTACTACATAAATAATATGACCCACTcttaattgcattttctatttttctctcttttttagCTGTTCTTTAGCCATCTTATTTGTCCCATCTTTGCCGTTGAGCATCTGTGCTTGCTGCCTCCGGAATGTCCGGAAATCTGTCGTCTTCCATAGATATTGATTAAGGAAATGTCAAAAGCTAATGGCACTACCAATTTGTAGGGCTAACATTTATGAGaaatttgattcgattttgaTTATATTTCATCTGAATTTTCATTAGAAGCATTCGGAAAGATAGTTTCAGATCTCCGTAACTCTCACTTTTAGCTTTAGGTAAATTTTTGTAAGCTACATTTGGATAGACCACAAAGTGTATTCCTTGTACTGCTAAGCTACTCTgtgagagagaggtagagtgAGGAAACCTGGTTCTTTGTGCTATCCATATCTATGAAAATGACTGAATGGCTTACTAAATTGTCAGCCCCTTAGATGAATGTTTAGTCAAGATGAATGAGTGGTTTTCGATACGCACAGCCCCAGGGACTCTCAAAGTAAAAATCTGAAACTGAAGCCCAATCAATAGTCAAAGTCCAGAGTCGATCTTGAACATGCGTTGCATTTGATTGGGATTTTGATGGATTTTTCAGTTGGATTTCCCGAGGGGAATGGGGGTATGAGGCAACGCTACCTTTCGATTGAAATTCTATGTAAAATTCAGGAATGAAGCGTTGCTGAATGTCGGCTTGAACTTTCCATGTTTTACAAGCGCTTCCCCCAGATGGATTTTTTCAATCACACAACAATCAAACGCCTGAATACAAATATGATTTGGTGTGGGGAAAAATGTGCACCATTCAGCAAATCGTTGAGCAGTTCATCTGGCATCGTACTCGTACGCCCCGGCGGACACCACtctttcaatttcaattaaatttgaatcTGGTATGCAAATgcgaaatgaaaatgcatttccacTTGAATTCAAAGATGATGTTATCTCCGGCTGCATTCTTGGCCAAGCGATTCtctttgagagagagagacaaattcagaggaaaaaaaatattcaaatattgctTGGCATTTGGTGACGTGCGGCGATCGTGCGACGATCGTGCGGCGCTGGCTCGGCCAAAGagggaaaaataaatgaaataaatataaatgttgcGCATAAAAATCTATTTTGATTCAAGGTCGCGTCATCAGCTTCTCTCAAGGGGTGGCGCGGATAGTGTATAGTGGCCATATACATAGGTGGCATACAGAGGGAAACAGATCTACGATGATCATGGCAAAGACAAATCACTTCAAGAAGAAATTCTTCTGTTCTCTCATCGATCTAGTTTGGCAAACTTTGGCAGTTTGATTTCTTCGTATTCATGATCATGCACTCAATTATAATCATGATTGCTGAAGATCATGATATGAATACTTTACACCATAAAGATGCTTAATTGTTGAACAAGATCTAAAGGATAGTTTGATTCTTATAAGTTTTTTCTGCTGTGGATTTTTTAAATCTTGGAAACATCTGTATTGCAACTTCATGAAATTGATGTGCTCAATATATATCATACATAAATTTGGAATATAAACAATAAGCAATGAAAAAAATGAGACATTGCAGACATAGCCACCTTTTCTTTGCCTATAACGATAATCATTTCTTGGTATATTATGTTTAAACATCTACTTGACTTAATAAACTTTAACTTTTCGCAGATCATCGCTTCTCGATTCCCGGGATCTCTCATCGGGTACAACATGTGGCATATGCCGCaccgcgctctctctctcaatggAATAGACCTTCTTCATTCGGCAGATTGTTCAATTATTCAATTGTGAACCTGAGACGAGTCGGTGGAGAATGATGATTAGATTTATTAGATGCGGGATTAGCTTGCCCCTGAGCAGAGGGTGGGTGTCTGTCATCCATCCAGGGCTCTCCCTGTCTCCACTTTGCGCCGCCCCGAATGCTAATTGAGTTCGAGCTCGTGGCTTGAGAATGTGATCACCCGGCCTATTCCCAGCTTCATGTTGGGTTCTATTTCTTGATCAAAGTTCCACACACATTACTCGTATTTGTGTGAAAATTcaccttcttttttttgtactttttttttgggtaaacGATTTGATTTGTCGTCGCGgcttttgaattgaaatggaaatgtgaaATGGTAATGCTACTTCGTTCAATATTTTAATCATCTTTGATTGCCCTGTACACCCCTTGTTCACCatgcctctgctgctctgctacTCTGatgctctgctgctcttctgGTCCTCTGTTCTATATTGAGTCGTCTCTCAAATTGTTCGTGGACTATGCAAATGTAGCGGAAATACTGAAAAAATGCCACTCGTTTTTTGGCCCTGGATCATATACGAGTGCCCCGCTGGCAGTGGCTATGGcagtgacagtggcagtgccactgcgagtgcgagtatacctgtatatatgtatgtaagtagaAGGTAAACCATACAaacaagaatatatatacatatatatgtatatacatacatatatgtgtctTTAGGGGTTCCTAAATGATCTCTTCAGAATTCTGCTCAAGTGTGTCACTTGAACGGTGGCGGGCAAAACAATTGCTTTCGATTGTGAGTATCGAGTATATTTGATCTGCTCTCTACCGAAAATCATTCAAATATTTCGGGATACTCGTATTAAGATCTAAAATATcattttgcatatgtatatttaaaatagATAGATCAAAATATGTGTTCTGTTCTCCTACCTGTTTCTCGTAATAAGTAGAGTTGATTTTTGGGTGAATTTTGTGTTGATTTTTCGGCTGATTGTTTATATTAGTAATTGTATTTCTTGGTCCGGCCATTCGCCTGTCATTGAGggttaattaaattattcaaatatttatacgcCTTCGCtgtaatttcatttgaaattttccatattttatttCTGTGCATATGTTTTGCAAATGGTACGAGTAATTTGTCAACACACGATTTTTCACTATTTTCCGTGGAACAAACGCAAATATTTCTAAgcgaaacaaaataaaacgaaacatATCACAACAATAATGAGGAGAAGTGGTAGAAGAAATGTGCCCCACATGAGGCACACAAGTATGtggcagaaaaaacaaaaaaaaaacaaattaaacttGTTTGGCAGTCGCGCCATGGGGCATTCTTTGTCACtcgcaaacaaaaaaatatatatcaatattttgttataaaaaatattggaaaaaCTAATGGAAAAATTCTGGGAAATGAAAAGGTATTAATGAATGGACATTTAATTGATGTTATTGCTGCCACCTGTTCATTGATCtgaatcgaaaaaaaaaactgaaatttaaatccgtttttatattatttgaaTTGTATTgggaaaatttaattgatttaatttaagtgcattaaatgtttatttattttgtattgcaatgtattgatatttttcaatttaatcTACTTGAATATAGTTTTGtctttaacattttttttgtatattattatttaagtTGTTTACTATAAtcatattaattttaaaagtcTAAAGAGTAAGTTATTGGCATGGAAAAAATCTTTCTTAATTGTTCTTCtagattttgtttgttttttatcttTTTGATATCAGTTTTATCAATCAGTAATTTTTTGTCTTAGAGGTAATTTctttaaaatcaaaaacttgTTTTAAGGTAtagttgcattttaaaatttccattttttattcatatttaattttcattaaaaaaaaaacacacacacacccgtaGAGagaacagaaagagagagcagtagaaacgaaacgagaggAAAGGAAACGACGTCGCCAGCGCACGTGAAGATCAACGGAAGAGCATCGCGAGGAGACTGAAAAGCCCCGTTAGACACAGATCGCACGCCGCCAGGCGGCGACGACGATTGCGATGgcgacaggcaggcaggcaggtgCGTGAAGGCGGCAGAGGGAATAGGAAAGGGAGAGTGCCTCCCAGAGGGGTACGTGTGTGAGAGGGGGAGCACACTACATAGCGCGTGGGCACCCGGCATCAGTATTAGCGAAGGAGGCAGCGATCATTTAGGAAAATGATAAATGGTGCGAGCAGCGCCGtcgctgtgctctgctctgctgcagcGAGAGAAAGAGGTGGCAAAAGCTCACATCGTACAGGTGTCTGTGGGGGATAAAGCTCCTGGGACCCAAAGCTGTCCGCTCCCAAAAAATTTTTCTTCAACAAATAGCTTTATTCAATTTAGTTGGTTCGTGTCTTGACTACAGCGTAGTGGAAGCATCGTTGGTCCTTCCGTTCACTTTTTCGCCGGTGGTGCAGCTGGGGGAGGTGCTCCTGGTGAAGCTCCTTTTGCAGGTGGTGGAGCTCCTTTTGCAGGTGGTGCAGCCGCCGGtggtggggctgctgctgggggagctgcagctggtgcTGTAGCACCCGCTGGTGGTGGAGCacccgctgctgccgctggtggcGCTTCTCCTGGTGGTTTTGGTACCTCCTTACCCTCGGCCTTAGCCTTCTCTGCCCTGGCCTTGTCGGCCGCCTTCTTGGcttcggcagcagcagccaccatgGCCGCATCCCCCACAGGCACATTCTTTATTTCGCTTTGGGGCGTCGCCTTTGGCTTGCCCAGACACAACTCCGATATACGATGATGCTCCAGATGGTAGCCATGGACATCCCGTATCCTGGGCTCCAAGTTCTTGGCATAGACATCGGCATGCAGCTCGATCGGATCCACCTCCTTGTCCTTGGCCGCCTTCTTGCAGTCGTCGTCCACACGTTTCCTGGTCTCCGTCTCGATCTTCTTCAGCTCCTCTTCGGTAGCCAGGCACAGGGCAATGATCTGACCGCGAAAACTCGTTATGGGATCCCGCTTCTCGCGCATCTGCTTGACCTCATCCCGAGACCGATACGAGGTGCCCGGATCGGACATAGAGTGGCCCACATATCGGTAGGTGTTCATCTCGAGAACAATCGGCCCATGGGACAATGCATACTCTATGGCAAATTGTGTGGCACTGCGAACGGCCAGCACCTGATTGCCGTCCACCCAGAGGCCGGGTATGTATTGTCCCCGCATGTAGAAATCGGTGCTGGCGGCGGCCCGATTCGCCTTCGTGCCCATCGCATAGTCGTTGTTCTCGCACACAAAGATGCACGGCAAGCACCACAGCTTGGCAATGTTGTAGGCCTCGAAGACCTGGCCCTGATTGGCCGCACCATCACCATAGCAGACGATGCAGACACCGCCATCGCGCCGGAATTGATGGGCCAGAGCCACACCAGCGCCCACAGGCACCTGAGCGCCCACAATGCCATTGCCTCCGTAGTACCGCTCGCTGTACATGTGCATCGAGCCGCCCTTGCCTCGACTGCAGCCAGTACGGACGCCAAGCAGCTCGGCCATCATCTCATAGATGGAGACGCCCATCAGGTAGGTCCAGGCATGACAGCGGTAGGCTGTTATCATCGAGTCCTGCTTGCGCATGCGGGCATGCATGCCCACGGCGACTGCCTCCTGGCCGATATACAAATGACAAAAGCCCCTGATTTTCTTCTCCTTGTAGTAGTTGGAGGCCATGGTCTCAACGCGCCTCACCTCCAGCATCTGACTGTACATCTTCAGGGCATCATCGCGCGACAGCTCCACATCCATGGGGGGGCCCGAGTCCAAATCATAGCACTTAAAGGTCTGCTTAAGCAAATAGGAAAGACTCTTGATTCATGGTAGGATTACCATGGTACCTCTGGTACTCACATGCTCCAGGGTCACGCTATTGCAGTCCTCCGACTTGTGCCGCCTGCCGTCTGCCGAGATTGACAAGGCTCCTCCTCGTCTCCTCCAGCTGCGCGGCTCACCCGTCCAGACGTGGAGAAGCTGCTGTCGCAGCGGTGACTGGACACTGCCCAAACGCAGCAGGCAGCTGCCGCCGTTTTTCTTGAGCATTCTCCACCTTACGCTCCGACAACCGCCGATCGCTGAGGATACTGAATAGGACCCCCGTCTGAATAggaatttatattattttgcaaaattttgaaaaaaacaCATCGAAGATTTAGTTCAAACAGAAACTACAACGAAACTACGTTCCCAAAACGATGACAGCAAAGGAAAAAGGCAAAGACAGAAACTGAAACGGAAACCAAGTTTCTTTCCGTTAGagaaaaagacagagagagagaatctcCGAAAAAGAAAGAGTTGAAAAGAGTGCTACAAATACGATTATAAAATAGTCACTACTTAGATATATAAGAGATTTCAATAGATTTTTAAAGGAGATGGCATTTCGAttgctttcttttcttgtGATTCTTGTGATAAACGAATTCAACTGTGTCGAAGCACACGTTCCTCGACACTAAGATACCGACATTTTCTTCACATAAAAGAGTCTGTTTGAAAGCCTTTAAATCATGAAACTATGAAACTAAACGATCTCTAATTTGTTCtaaacacagacagacacattTAAAGGTTTCTAAAACAATATACAAGTTATATAACACATTATTTGACTTATGTAAATATAATCTAAAATATCAGACAGACCGACCAAGAGAAGCGTATGCCATCTCCTTTCATTGATCATTTAGTTAatcaattaatatttatatgtatattttcaaCAATTTACACCTCGCTTTATCCATATTGAACACGTTCACAATACATCCAATAATATCCAATGCAGTTTTTCCCCCAACCATCTTCCAGGGTGAGTATTGGGGGGTTCTGTGTGTGGGTATGTGCTTCGATTCGCTAAgttgtgggggggggggactccTTGAAGGAGCCTCTACTAAAGGCCAGGGGCTATTCCATCTTTCGGCTTAAGAGCTAGAGATTTCGTGAGTGTTATGTGTCTTGTgtgtttgcgtttgcgttAGCGTTTGAGGAGGGTGGTGGTTTCGG
The sequence above is a segment of the Drosophila pseudoobscura strain MV-25-SWS-2005 chromosome X, UCI_Dpse_MV25, whole genome shotgun sequence genome. Coding sequences within it:
- the LOC4815476 gene encoding probable pyruvate dehydrogenase E1 component subunit alpha, mitochondrial — its product is MLKKNGGSCLLRLGSVQSPLRQQLLHVWTGEPRSWRRRGGALSISADGRRHKSEDCNSVTLEHTFKCYDLDSGPPMDVELSRDDALKMYSQMLEVRRVETMASNYYKEKKIRGFCHLYIGQEAVAVGMHARMRKQDSMITAYRCHAWTYLMGVSIYEMMAELLGVRTGCSRGKGGSMHMYSERYYGGNGIVGAQVPVGAGVALAHQFRRDGGVCIVCYGDGAANQGQVFEAYNIAKLWCLPCIFVCENNDYAMGTKANRAAASTDFYMRGQYIPGLWVDGNQVLAVRSATQFAIEYALSHGPIVLEMNTYRYVGHSMSDPGTSYRSRDEVKQMREKRDPITSFRGQIIALCLATEEELKKIETETRKRVDDDCKKAAKDKEVDPIELHADVYAKNLEPRIRDVHGYHLEHHRISELCLGKPKATPQSEIKNVPVGDAAMVAAAAEAKKAADKARAEKAKAEGKEVPKPPGEAPPAAAAGAPPPAGATAPAAAPPAAAPPPAAAPPAKGAPPPAKGASPGAPPPAAPPAKK